The Streptomyces sp. NBC_01775 genome includes a region encoding these proteins:
- a CDS encoding ABC transporter ATP-binding protein codes for MSAKAIAAEGLRKRYGETRAVDDVSLEVERGEFYGILGPNGAGKTTTMELLEGLREPDEGTAHVLGTPSWPRKPQMLRRIGVQLQASAFFERLSAREQIHTFAALYGVPPARADEMLESVGLTEKAGTREDKLSGGQAQRLSIACALVHDPELVFLDEPTTGLDPQARRNLWDLLRRINAEGRTVVLTTHYMDEAETLCDRVAVMDHGKVLRVGPPGELVEELGVDTLEDVFLQLTGREYRE; via the coding sequence ATGTCAGCAAAAGCGATCGCGGCTGAGGGACTGCGCAAGCGCTACGGGGAGACCCGCGCCGTCGACGACGTGTCCTTGGAGGTGGAGCGCGGGGAGTTCTACGGAATCCTCGGCCCCAACGGCGCCGGCAAGACGACCACCATGGAACTCCTCGAAGGGCTGCGCGAGCCCGACGAGGGCACCGCTCACGTTCTGGGGACGCCCTCCTGGCCGCGCAAGCCGCAAATGCTGCGGCGCATCGGCGTCCAGCTCCAGGCGTCGGCCTTCTTCGAGCGGCTGTCGGCCCGCGAACAGATACACACCTTCGCCGCGCTCTACGGCGTCCCGCCCGCCAGGGCCGACGAGATGCTGGAGTCCGTCGGGCTCACCGAGAAGGCCGGCACCCGCGAGGACAAGCTCTCCGGCGGCCAGGCCCAGCGGCTGTCCATAGCCTGCGCCCTGGTGCACGACCCCGAGCTCGTCTTCCTGGACGAGCCCACGACCGGCCTCGACCCGCAGGCCCGCCGCAACCTGTGGGACCTGCTGCGGCGCATCAACGCCGAGGGCCGCACCGTGGTACTCACCACGCACTACATGGACGAGGCGGAGACGCTCTGTGACCGGGTGGCCGTGATGGACCACGGCAAGGTGCTGCGCGTCGGACCGCCGGGCGAGCTGGTCGAGGAGCTGGGAGTCGACACCCTGGAGGACGTCTTCCTCCAGCTCACGGGGCGGGAGTACAGAGAGTGA
- a CDS encoding glutamate ABC transporter substrate-binding protein — protein MGRHMEREEREGRQVRDGGLRGNAGRPGGRWPHRRPVTVAVSGLAVVAAVLGSTVLSTAGNEAAGGHTGARDHAGARGGQGTAAGSAVAGKQASAARPGEDPKPEKCEDGRNPAAGLKASGAEGDAVKRIKDKDKLVVGVDQNSYLWGYRDPASGDIEGFDISLVKTIARDLLGKDGADKITYKTIPTDQRIPAIQSGEVDMVVRTMTIACDRLDKVAFSTAYFEAGQQLLVPKKNARVKGFDKSMRGKRVCYASGSTAESMMKSPDYRSLGAKPVVVPNQLDCLVRLQLGEADATVTDSALGAGQAAQDPTVELIGEPETVEPYGVAMNLKDKDLVRRVNKVLEDFRKSGWRSSYDRWLADDMMGTEDKKPSPPKALYRD, from the coding sequence ATGGGGCGGCACATGGAGCGCGAGGAGCGCGAGGGGCGCCAGGTGCGCGACGGCGGCCTGCGCGGCAACGCCGGGCGGCCCGGCGGGCGGTGGCCGCACCGCAGGCCGGTCACCGTCGCGGTGAGCGGCCTCGCCGTCGTCGCGGCGGTGCTGGGCTCCACCGTGCTGTCCACGGCCGGGAACGAGGCCGCCGGCGGGCATACGGGAGCGCGGGACCACGCGGGCGCGCGCGGTGGGCAGGGCACCGCCGCCGGGAGCGCCGTGGCCGGCAAGCAGGCGTCCGCGGCGCGCCCGGGGGAGGACCCCAAGCCGGAGAAGTGCGAGGACGGCAGGAATCCGGCGGCCGGTCTCAAGGCATCCGGTGCGGAAGGCGACGCCGTCAAGCGCATCAAGGACAAGGACAAGCTGGTGGTCGGCGTCGACCAGAACAGCTATCTGTGGGGCTACCGCGACCCGGCATCCGGTGACATCGAGGGCTTCGACATCAGCCTCGTCAAGACCATCGCGCGCGACCTGCTCGGCAAGGACGGCGCCGACAAGATCACGTACAAGACCATCCCGACCGATCAGCGCATCCCCGCCATCCAGAGCGGCGAGGTGGACATGGTTGTCCGCACCATGACCATCGCCTGCGACCGCCTCGACAAGGTCGCCTTCTCCACCGCCTACTTCGAGGCGGGCCAGCAGCTGCTGGTGCCCAAGAAGAACGCGCGGGTCAAGGGCTTCGACAAGAGCATGCGCGGCAAACGGGTGTGCTATGCCTCCGGCTCCACGGCCGAGTCGATGATGAAATCCCCCGACTACCGGTCGCTGGGGGCCAAGCCGGTCGTGGTGCCCAACCAGCTCGACTGCCTGGTGCGCCTCCAGCTCGGCGAGGCCGACGCCACGGTCACCGACAGCGCGCTCGGCGCGGGACAGGCCGCGCAGGACCCCACCGTCGAACTCATCGGTGAGCCGGAGACCGTGGAGCCGTACGGTGTCGCGATGAACCTCAAGGACAAGGATCTGGTCCGGAGGGTCAACAAAGTGCTTGAGGACTTCCGCAAGAGCGGATGGCGGTCCTCCTACGACCGCTGGCTGGCCGACGACATGATGGGTACGGAGGACAAGAAGCCCTCACCACCGAAGGCGCTCTACCGCGACTGA
- a CDS encoding ABC transporter permease — translation MRAFLSLSLAMTRGLLRDRSAVFFTLIFPLMFLVLFGALFKDSGTEQSSIVQVGKVKVLDNMSEKGRAGLRDVLKIERSDGSAEARDEALEKVRKGDADAAVFERDGKVELRYSAADQVRSGTVRGVMDSVVQQANQRATGQPPAFALKTATLEDRSTKPIQFLTPGLLGWAVAMGGVFGAAFNLVSWRKKRILRRLWLAPISAGSVIGARVGVNLGTAFAQTAIFLSVAMLPYYGLKLTGDWWLCLPLVVCGTLAFMSIGLLVGSWARTEEAANGLAQIIILPMAFLSGSFFPLDNAPGWVRSISEFLPLKHLSRAMEDVLSRGESWGAALPTMGGLLLFAAVLTAIAAKLFRWDSA, via the coding sequence GTGAGAGCCTTTCTCAGCCTGTCGCTGGCGATGACGCGCGGGCTGCTGCGCGACCGCTCGGCGGTCTTCTTCACACTGATCTTCCCGCTGATGTTCCTGGTCCTGTTCGGCGCCCTGTTCAAGGACAGCGGCACCGAGCAGTCCTCGATCGTGCAGGTCGGCAAGGTCAAGGTGCTCGACAACATGTCCGAGAAGGGGCGCGCCGGGCTGCGGGACGTGCTGAAGATCGAGCGGTCGGACGGCTCGGCCGAGGCCCGCGACGAGGCGCTGGAGAAGGTACGCAAGGGCGACGCGGACGCGGCCGTCTTCGAGCGCGACGGCAAGGTGGAGCTGCGCTACTCCGCCGCCGACCAGGTGCGCTCGGGCACCGTACGCGGCGTGATGGACTCCGTCGTGCAGCAGGCCAACCAGCGTGCGACGGGGCAGCCGCCCGCCTTCGCGCTGAAGACGGCCACGCTGGAGGACCGGTCGACCAAGCCGATCCAGTTCCTGACCCCGGGGCTGCTGGGCTGGGCCGTGGCGATGGGCGGCGTCTTCGGGGCGGCGTTCAACCTGGTGAGCTGGCGCAAGAAGCGCATCCTGCGCAGGCTGTGGCTGGCTCCGATCAGCGCGGGCTCGGTGATCGGAGCCCGGGTCGGAGTCAACCTGGGGACGGCCTTCGCCCAGACAGCGATCTTCCTGAGCGTCGCGATGCTTCCCTACTACGGGCTGAAGCTGACCGGTGACTGGTGGCTGTGCCTGCCGCTGGTCGTCTGCGGCACGCTCGCCTTCATGTCGATCGGCCTGCTGGTGGGCTCCTGGGCCAGGACCGAGGAGGCCGCCAACGGGCTGGCCCAGATCATCATCCTCCCCATGGCGTTCTTGTCCGGCTCCTTCTTCCCGCTGGACAACGCGCCGGGGTGGGTGCGCTCCATCAGCGAGTTCCTGCCGCTCAAACACCTCTCCCGGGCGATGGAGGACGTCCTCAGCCGGGGCGAGAGCTGGGGCGCCGCACTGCCGACGATGGGCGGGCTGCTGCTGTTCGCGGCGGTGCTGACGGCGATCGCCGCGAAGCTGTTCCGCTGGGACTCGGCGTAG
- a CDS encoding methyltransferase domain-containing protein, with protein sequence MAAPADLVREIEAGGFLTDPAWRAAFEEVPRELFVPFYYAPGPGGDYERLWRDDPDPERRARWRQGVYSDQPLATRIRDGRLLSSSSQPSLMARMLEYLAAGDGMDVLEIGTGPGYNAALLSHRLGDAHVTTVDLDPDITDAARGHLAAAGYRPRVVTGDGAQGCRAHAPYDRIIATCTVPQVPPAWLAQSAPGALILTPLATGLLSLRVDDEGAAVGRFRSTPAFFVPLRGTPGGGRCERQMFRGMPRDAQRSDEFHFLLALSEGQLDPADAYTMWKEAGRPTRERYGVSVRDGRQRAWLDDPEGPHTWPLPGTAEAGGGTVEGPGA encoded by the coding sequence ATGGCTGCACCAGCGGATCTCGTACGGGAGATCGAGGCCGGAGGTTTTCTGACCGACCCCGCGTGGCGCGCGGCCTTCGAGGAGGTGCCCCGCGAGCTGTTCGTGCCGTTCTATTACGCGCCGGGTCCCGGCGGCGACTACGAGCGGCTGTGGCGCGACGACCCCGATCCCGAGCGGAGAGCGCGCTGGCGGCAGGGCGTCTACAGCGACCAGCCGCTGGCCACCCGCATCCGGGACGGCAGGCTGCTCTCCTCCAGCAGCCAGCCCTCGCTGATGGCCCGGATGCTGGAGTATCTGGCGGCCGGTGACGGGATGGACGTGCTGGAGATCGGCACCGGGCCCGGCTACAACGCGGCGCTGCTCAGCCACCGGCTCGGGGACGCGCACGTCACCACCGTCGACCTCGATCCCGACATCACCGACGCGGCGCGCGGCCACCTGGCGGCGGCGGGCTACCGGCCCCGGGTGGTCACCGGGGACGGCGCGCAGGGCTGCCGCGCCCACGCGCCCTACGACCGGATCATCGCCACCTGCACGGTCCCCCAGGTGCCGCCCGCCTGGCTGGCGCAAAGCGCGCCGGGCGCGCTCATCCTCACCCCGTTGGCGACCGGGCTGCTGTCCCTGCGCGTGGACGACGAAGGCGCCGCCGTGGGCCGGTTCCGGTCCACCCCGGCCTTCTTCGTCCCCCTGCGCGGCACTCCGGGCGGCGGGCGGTGCGAGCGGCAGATGTTCCGGGGCATGCCCCGCGACGCCCAGCGGAGCGATGAGTTCCATTTCCTCCTCGCGCTCTCCGAGGGCCAGTTGGACCCGGCCGACGCCTACACGATGTGGAAGGAGGCCGGCCGCCCGACGCGGGAGCGGTACGGAGTGAGCGTGCGCGACGGGCGGCAGCGGGCCTGGCTGGACGACCCGGAGGGACCCCACACCTGGCCACTTCCCGGCACGGCGGAGGCGGGCGGGGGAACCGTGGAGGGGCCCGGCGCGTGA
- a CDS encoding FtsX-like permease family protein, whose protein sequence is MPTRHDSVPHPDPDPDPVPVPVLPHDPDPDPDPHRGSVPDPGPAPRSARGGWLLARLRAAPGGALAFAALVCVAVFTAAALPRALDASSDAALRSALDRARPADRMVSATASAGPEAGVRDELRRRIAPGAVRTAYAALSDAVRSPLPPADGEAAYGVHNTTPAEADDPGLPRPSSDVRPKATLTAQARLAGRTRLAEGRMPSPTVKGSEGRRRVQAAVTAETAHRMKLAPGDTFHLPGSLGGTTVEVTGVVAPRGSRAQVRESTFWHAEESMVRPSLVTIPPDSPAGQKRFYWHFSAFIHPKAAPALLEMRDGAELFFHHPVLASKLSGHQASGAARKLAEVSSGAPAARLQSRAGVGTLTFDTGLQETLEAYERESAAVSPLLLIACLGLATTGLTVLLLAGVLAAERRTEEFALLRSRGASLWGLSRRLLAETGVVAVPAAAVATAVALWATPGARTGAALAAAAAVTVTACLALPLRAALAHRTVRATRARADVTRARRSRRRTVLEAAVFALVAGAVVAVRQRGTGDGDTLLALAPVLVATAAAMLLLRCYPLPLRLLSRLAVRRSGPVAFLGLARAARAPSAAVSGPALLALLVALTVASFGGTVLASIAEGRDAAALRAVGADARIEDPAAEHVLPKLAKRVAKAPGVAGVTAVRSHDDGELVNVTDSLTVALVDASAYARLTHRDGQGPFSPDDLGLSASNASSGPVPALVSPGIARKLGGGSEYTDLILPGLQLPVRPAVVREHTPAARDGDFVVLSREAVARARPDTRNTALLAPNTLLVSGASPDAATLRQLLKEADPKADPKTLVSSRSEKREQYADSVLQAGAERLYTAAVLAAAGFSALAVLLSLLQTAPDRRALLVRLRTLGLPRRQGRGVLLVESLPLYVLTALAGALSGLATVPLLGPGIDLAALAGTPDSLPVRIGADPASLALPPLALLAPALLGLFAQARLAGRGSPDPRTENLEPR, encoded by the coding sequence ATGCCGACGCGTCACGATTCCGTCCCGCATCCCGATCCCGACCCCGATCCCGTTCCCGTTCCCGTTCTGCCTCACGATCCCGACCCCGATCCCGATCCGCATCGCGGCTCCGTCCCGGACCCCGGTCCCGCACCGCGCAGCGCCCGGGGAGGGTGGCTGCTCGCGAGGCTGCGGGCCGCCCCGGGCGGGGCCCTGGCCTTCGCGGCGCTGGTGTGCGTCGCGGTGTTCACGGCGGCGGCTTTGCCCCGCGCCCTCGACGCCTCCTCCGACGCCGCGCTCCGCTCGGCACTCGACCGCGCCCGCCCGGCCGACCGGATGGTGAGCGCGACCGCCTCCGCCGGCCCCGAGGCCGGAGTGCGCGACGAACTGCGTCGCCGGATCGCTCCCGGGGCCGTACGGACCGCGTACGCGGCGCTCTCGGACGCCGTCCGCTCCCCCCTTCCGCCGGCCGACGGTGAGGCGGCGTACGGAGTGCACAACACCACTCCGGCCGAGGCGGACGACCCCGGACTCCCGCGCCCCTCCAGCGATGTGCGGCCGAAGGCGACGCTCACCGCGCAGGCCCGGCTGGCCGGGCGCACCCGCCTCGCCGAGGGCCGGATGCCCTCTCCCACGGTCAAGGGCAGCGAGGGCAGGCGCCGTGTCCAAGCGGCTGTCACGGCGGAAACCGCGCACCGGATGAAGCTCGCTCCGGGCGATACCTTCCATCTGCCGGGCAGCCTCGGCGGAACGACGGTCGAGGTCACCGGGGTTGTCGCCCCGCGCGGCTCCCGGGCCCAGGTACGCGAGAGCACCTTCTGGCACGCCGAGGAGAGCATGGTCCGCCCCTCCCTGGTGACGATCCCGCCGGACAGCCCGGCGGGCCAGAAGAGGTTCTACTGGCACTTCAGCGCCTTCATCCACCCCAAGGCGGCCCCCGCGCTGCTGGAGATGCGGGACGGGGCCGAGCTCTTCTTCCACCATCCGGTCCTCGCCTCGAAACTGTCCGGACACCAGGCATCCGGTGCCGCGCGGAAGCTGGCCGAGGTGTCCTCGGGCGCCCCGGCGGCCCGTCTCCAGAGCAGGGCGGGCGTCGGCACCCTCACCTTCGACACCGGTCTCCAGGAGACGTTGGAGGCCTACGAGCGCGAGAGCGCCGCCGTCTCCCCCCTGCTGCTGATCGCCTGCCTCGGGCTGGCCACGACCGGGCTCACCGTGCTGCTGCTGGCCGGGGTGCTGGCGGCGGAGCGGCGCACGGAGGAGTTCGCACTGCTGCGATCCCGTGGCGCCTCGCTGTGGGGCCTGTCCCGGCGGCTGCTGGCCGAGACCGGGGTGGTGGCCGTCCCGGCCGCCGCCGTGGCGACGGCCGTGGCCCTGTGGGCGACGCCGGGCGCCCGGACGGGCGCGGCCCTGGCGGCAGCCGCCGCAGTCACCGTCACGGCCTGCCTGGCGCTGCCGCTGCGTGCCGCGCTCGCGCACCGCACCGTCCGTGCCACGCGGGCGCGCGCGGATGTGACCCGCGCCCGGCGCTCGCGCCGCCGTACCGTGCTGGAAGCGGCCGTCTTCGCGCTGGTGGCGGGCGCCGTGGTCGCCGTACGTCAGCGCGGCACCGGGGACGGCGACACCCTGCTGGCGCTCGCTCCCGTGCTGGTGGCAACGGCGGCGGCCATGCTGCTGCTGCGCTGCTACCCGCTGCCGCTGCGGCTGCTGAGCCGCCTCGCGGTGCGGCGCAGCGGGCCCGTGGCCTTTCTCGGCCTGGCCCGCGCGGCCCGCGCGCCCTCGGCTGCCGTGTCCGGGCCCGCGCTGCTCGCGCTGCTCGTCGCGCTGACGGTGGCCTCGTTCGGCGGGACGGTGCTCGCCAGTATCGCCGAGGGCCGCGACGCCGCCGCGCTGCGCGCCGTGGGTGCGGACGCCAGGATCGAGGACCCGGCTGCCGAGCACGTCCTGCCCAAGCTGGCCAAGCGCGTGGCGAAGGCACCCGGCGTCGCGGGGGTGACGGCCGTGCGCTCGCACGACGACGGCGAACTGGTGAACGTGACCGACTCGCTGACCGTCGCCCTCGTCGACGCTTCCGCGTACGCGCGTCTCACCCACCGCGACGGGCAGGGCCCCTTCTCCCCGGACGACCTGGGCCTCAGCGCCTCCAATGCCTCCTCCGGACCGGTGCCGGCGCTGGTCTCGCCCGGGATCGCCCGGAAGCTGGGAGGCGGCTCGGAGTACACCGACCTGATCCTGCCCGGCCTGCAACTGCCCGTACGCCCCGCCGTCGTCCGCGAGCACACCCCGGCGGCCCGGGACGGCGACTTCGTCGTGCTCTCCCGGGAGGCGGTGGCCCGCGCGCGACCGGATACCCGGAACACCGCGCTGCTGGCGCCCAACACCCTGCTGGTGAGCGGCGCTTCACCGGATGCTGCGACTTTGCGGCAGCTCCTCAAGGAGGCCGACCCGAAGGCGGACCCCAAGACGCTGGTCTCCTCGCGCTCCGAAAAGCGGGAACAGTACGCGGACTCGGTGCTTCAGGCGGGCGCCGAACGCCTCTATACGGCAGCCGTGCTGGCAGCCGCCGGATTCAGCGCGCTTGCGGTGCTGCTTTCCTTGCTCCAGACCGCGCCGGACCGCAGAGCGCTGCTGGTCCGGCTGCGCACGCTGGGGCTGCCACGGCGCCAGGGGCGGGGCGTGCTGCTCGTGGAGAGCCTGCCGCTGTATGTGCTGACCGCCCTGGCCGGCGCGCTGAGCGGGCTGGCGACCGTGCCGCTGCTGGGCCCCGGCATCGACCTGGCGGCACTCGCCGGTACGCCCGACTCGCTGCCCGTACGTATCGGCGCCGACCCCGCCTCGCTCGCGCTGCCGCCCCTCGCCCTGCTCGCGCCGGCCCTGCTCGGCCTGTTCGCGCAGGCCCGGCTGGCGGGCCGTGGGAGCCCCGATCCGCGAACGGAGAACCTGGAGCCGCGATGA
- a CDS encoding globin, with protein MEIPRGSLETQTFYEQVGGEDTFRRLVHRFYQGVAEDPLLRPMYPEEDLGPAEERLTLFLMQYWGGPRTYSDSRGHPRLRMRHTPFKVDRAAHDAWLRHMREAVESLELPGPLETKLWDYLVYAAGSMVNSAD; from the coding sequence ATGGAGATTCCGCGCGGCAGCCTGGAGACGCAGACCTTTTACGAGCAGGTCGGCGGCGAGGACACCTTTCGACGGCTCGTGCACCGCTTCTACCAGGGCGTCGCCGAAGACCCCCTGCTGAGGCCGATGTACCCCGAAGAGGACCTGGGCCCGGCGGAAGAGCGGCTGACGCTCTTCCTGATGCAGTACTGGGGCGGGCCCCGCACCTACAGCGACTCGCGCGGCCACCCCCGGCTGCGGATGCGGCACACGCCCTTCAAGGTCGACCGGGCCGCCCACGACGCCTGGCTGCGGCACATGCGCGAGGCGGTGGAGAGCCTGGAGCTGCCCGGACCTCTGGAAACCAAGCTCTGGGACTACCTCGTTTACGCGGCCGGGTCTATGGTCAACTCCGCGGACTGA
- a CDS encoding FtsX-like permease family protein — MSGFTGFVLLRVRAHRLLVAAALLAVILATSVLAALAAFSAAIGDAGLRRSLGHQSASRTVLDVRSEVTAEDRERADAAVREAAHRAFDGLPVTVDASTGSGAYALPRELRPADARAGDARAGGAQAPENPDLTRFASLGEKHVRMVEGSWPRAARDSDTVPVAVPQRAAERLSLHPGDTFRATSRLHGPPDVRVKVTGVYTPRSPGSSFWRLDPLKGKGVETLDFTTYGPLAVPEDSFAAGTAAPPGASAPAGSAHPASSHPASSAHGRAPLWPAETRWQARADFAHAGVARIPHLREDIKHTVTALGRSKAAPEAVAGSELPALLHSLERSLLVMRSTLLIAALQLALLTGLALLLVAQLLMSERAAETALLRARGASRARVCALAGMEALLLAVPAALAAPLLAGPSVRWLTGYGAPARAGVHPVARLPADSWWVAAATATGCALMIALPTLRGRGRAGADDPENGGGSAPRAVSRGRRTAATLLRGGADLALVALAVVAYWQLERRSAGTGVLSSGQKPGSSGGTLGIDPVLVAAPALGLLAGTVLVLRLLPLVARFGERRATRGRGLAPALAGWQLSRRPLRGAGPALLLVLAVATGVFAVGQGASWDRSQDDQADFTTGAEVTVGRSTASAIAQGGLYDGIRGVQAVAPVARTVFTAEGNRSTQVVATDAKAAGAGVLRMRGDLADAPLSRLLRPLAPKTDAKNAGIRLPADTRALRLRVRLDARSEAKGGEDGGKGHDEKGHGVKGNGGGDSEGLDRTGTEESLTLTVEDRYGVPYRFLLGDVPANGRPHTLKAVMAEGGGTPAGPLRVTRLGVAYTAPAESERRRLSVESLRTTGERRTRAVRAARAVRWSSHTRTDDPQSSLGRGPYAEPHAGSARSRTDGAPLTFDHTTGSAPEPEPHGSEPVAVTMELRASAGRPAPLAAVATDAYLRAGGAKVGDRVKARISGSDLTVRIAGSVRALPTVPAGAGAGGDGAGALLFDLATLDRALADRDATLLEPDAWWLTTAQGSTERVARALRKDPALGTVRVRDELAARLHGDPLGAGPRSALSAIALAAAVLAATGFAVSTAGAARERAGEFAVLRALGAPRRRLAQALAAEQGLLVALSTALGLALGVLLTRLVVPLIVLTSDARLPVPELVVRLPLGPLGALLAAVLAVPLLVVAATAVRRTDPVAALRTERGE; from the coding sequence TTGTCGGGGTTCACGGGGTTCGTGTTGCTGCGGGTGCGCGCGCACCGCTTGCTGGTCGCTGCCGCCTTGCTCGCCGTCATCCTGGCGACCTCGGTGCTCGCGGCGCTCGCCGCCTTCTCCGCCGCGATCGGCGACGCGGGCCTGCGCCGCTCCCTCGGCCACCAGTCGGCCTCCCGGACCGTCCTCGACGTGCGCTCCGAGGTCACGGCCGAGGACCGCGAGAGGGCTGATGCGGCGGTACGCGAGGCCGCCCACCGCGCCTTCGACGGGCTGCCCGTCACGGTGGACGCCAGCACCGGCTCGGGCGCCTACGCACTCCCCCGCGAGCTGCGCCCGGCCGACGCGAGGGCGGGCGACGCGAGGGCGGGTGGCGCCCAAGCTCCTGAGAACCCCGATCTGACCCGTTTCGCCTCCCTCGGCGAAAAGCACGTCCGGATGGTCGAAGGTTCCTGGCCCCGTGCGGCGCGCGACAGCGACACCGTCCCGGTGGCGGTGCCCCAACGGGCCGCCGAGCGGCTTTCGTTGCATCCGGGCGACACCTTCCGCGCCACCAGCAGACTCCACGGCCCTCCGGACGTACGGGTCAAGGTGACCGGCGTCTACACGCCCCGCTCCCCCGGCTCTTCCTTCTGGCGGCTCGACCCGCTCAAGGGCAAGGGCGTGGAAACCCTCGACTTCACCACCTACGGGCCGCTCGCCGTCCCCGAGGACTCCTTCGCGGCAGGCACCGCAGCCCCACCGGGCGCCTCGGCCCCGGCGGGCTCCGCGCACCCGGCAAGTTCCCACCCGGCAAGCTCCGCGCACGGCCGCGCCCCCTTGTGGCCGGCTGAGACGCGCTGGCAGGCGCGCGCCGACTTCGCGCACGCCGGCGTCGCGCGTATCCCGCACCTGCGCGAGGACATCAAGCACACCGTCACCGCGCTCGGCCGCTCCAAAGCCGCGCCGGAGGCGGTCGCCGGCAGCGAACTGCCCGCCCTGCTCCACTCGCTGGAGCGCTCCTTGCTGGTGATGCGCTCCACGCTGCTGATCGCCGCGCTCCAGCTGGCCTTGCTGACGGGCCTGGCGCTGCTTCTGGTCGCTCAACTGCTGATGAGCGAACGGGCCGCCGAGACGGCGCTGTTGCGGGCGCGCGGGGCCTCGCGGGCACGGGTGTGCGCGCTGGCGGGTATGGAGGCCCTGCTGCTCGCGGTCCCCGCCGCACTGGCCGCGCCGCTGCTGGCCGGGCCCTCGGTGCGGTGGCTGACCGGATACGGGGCGCCGGCGCGTGCGGGCGTTCATCCGGTGGCGCGGTTGCCGGCCGACAGCTGGTGGGTGGCCGCGGCGACGGCGACCGGATGCGCGCTGATGATCGCGCTGCCCACACTGCGGGGACGCGGCAGGGCGGGCGCCGACGACCCGGAGAACGGCGGCGGCTCCGCCCCCCGTGCGGTCTCGCGCGGACGGCGCACGGCGGCCACCTTGCTGCGCGGCGGGGCCGACCTGGCGCTGGTCGCGCTCGCCGTCGTCGCCTACTGGCAGCTCGAACGGCGCTCGGCCGGCACTGGCGTACTGTCCTCCGGGCAGAAACCGGGATCCTCCGGTGGCACGCTGGGCATCGACCCCGTTCTGGTGGCGGCGCCCGCACTGGGGCTGCTCGCGGGGACGGTGCTGGTGCTGCGGCTGCTGCCCCTGGTTGCCCGCTTCGGGGAGCGGCGTGCGACGCGCGGCCGGGGGCTGGCGCCGGCGCTGGCCGGATGGCAGCTCAGCCGCCGCCCGCTGCGCGGCGCGGGGCCCGCGCTGCTGCTCGTACTGGCCGTCGCCACGGGCGTGTTCGCGGTCGGCCAGGGCGCCAGCTGGGACCGCTCACAGGATGACCAGGCGGACTTCACGACCGGCGCCGAGGTGACCGTCGGCCGCTCGACTGCCTCGGCGATCGCTCAGGGCGGGCTGTACGACGGGATCCGGGGCGTCCAGGCGGTCGCCCCCGTGGCGCGTACGGTGTTCACCGCCGAGGGCAACCGCAGCACCCAAGTCGTCGCCACGGACGCCAAGGCGGCGGGCGCGGGAGTGCTGCGGATGCGCGGCGATCTCGCCGACGCGCCGCTGTCCCGCCTGCTGCGGCCCCTGGCCCCGAAGACGGACGCGAAAAACGCCGGTATCCGGTTGCCCGCCGACACCCGCGCACTCCGGTTGCGCGTACGGCTGGACGCCAGGAGCGAGGCCAAGGGCGGAGAGGACGGCGGCAAAGGGCACGACGAGAAGGGCCACGGCGTGAAGGGGAACGGCGGGGGCGACAGCGAGGGCCTGGATCGGACGGGCACCGAGGAGTCGCTCACGCTCACCGTCGAGGACCGCTACGGAGTGCCGTACCGCTTCCTGCTCGGCGACGTCCCGGCCAACGGGCGCCCGCACACCCTCAAGGCCGTCATGGCGGAGGGCGGCGGAACTCCCGCGGGGCCGCTGCGTGTCACCCGGCTCGGTGTGGCCTACACGGCGCCCGCCGAGAGCGAACGGCGACGCCTGAGCGTCGAGAGCCTGCGCACGACGGGAGAGCGCCGCACCCGCGCCGTACGGGCCGCGCGCGCGGTGCGCTGGAGCTCGCACACGCGGACGGACGACCCGCAGTCCTCGCTGGGACGCGGCCCGTACGCCGAGCCGCACGCCGGATCCGCGCGCAGCAGGACGGACGGTGCGCCGCTGACGTTCGACCACACCACCGGCTCGGCGCCGGAGCCCGAGCCGCACGGGAGCGAACCGGTCGCGGTGACCATGGAGCTGCGGGCTTCCGCCGGCAGGCCCGCGCCCCTCGCGGCCGTCGCGACCGACGCGTATCTGCGCGCCGGCGGTGCGAAGGTCGGCGACCGGGTGAAGGCGCGGATCTCCGGGTCGGACCTGACGGTACGGATCGCCGGGTCGGTGCGCGCCCTGCCGACCGTCCCCGCCGGGGCGGGTGCCGGAGGGGACGGCGCGGGGGCGCTGCTGTTCGACCTGGCCACCTTGGACCGGGCCCTGGCCGACCGCGACGCCACCCTCCTGGAACCGGATGCCTGGTGGCTGACCACCGCGCAGGGCAGCACCGAACGGGTTGCCCGGGCCCTGCGGAAGGACCCGGCGCTCGGAACGGTCCGGGTGCGCGACGAGCTGGCCGCCCGGCTGCACGGCGACCCGCTGGGCGCGGGTCCCCGGAGCGCGCTGAGCGCCATCGCGCTGGCCGCCGCCGTGCTGGCGGCGACGGGATTCGCGGTGAGCACGGCGGGCGCCGCACGCGAGCGGGCCGGTGAGTTCGCCGTACTGCGCGCTCTGGGAGCGCCCCGCAGACGGCTCGCCCAGGCGCTCGCCGCCGAACAGGGGCTCCTCGTCGCGCTGTCGACGGCTCTCGGGCTGGCCTTGGGCGTGCTGCTCACCCGGCTGGTGGTCCCTTTGATCGTCCTGACCTCGGATGCCAGGCTGCCCGTCCCCGAGCTGGTGGTGCGGCTGCCGCTCGGGCCGCTGGGCGCGCTGCTGGCCGCCGTCCTCGCCGTACCGCTCCTCGTGGTCGCGGCCACTGCCGTGCGTCGCACCGACCCGGTCGCCGCCCTGCGTACGGAACGGGGCGAGTGA